The DNA window CTTAAGCCAGCTGTTGAAGAGCTTCGTAAGCTTGGCGAAAGTGAGATCGCTTTAAGCATGCTCTCAACAAGGGAAAGGTTCTAGTCCACATATTAAGTCTGCCTACAGTCGAGGAGTTTCTTCGTATAGGCAGGCTTTTTTTGTAGGATAAAATTTATGGTTTCGTTAGCACTCGGTGATTATCATCAACGTTGATGAATGTCGAATGGTGCAACTTGATCATCAGTAAAACGTAAAAGAATAGTAGGTCCTGATATGAGTGAGTGAAGGGCTACTTGTGATATATAGGTTAAGATTAGACGTAGAAAGGGAATAAGGAACGAATAATAAAGAAATGAAATGAATAGTTCTCTAGCTTTTTATAGAAATTAAAGAAGAGGTAAAAGTATGGAAAAAGACATAACTGAAACGACATCAAAGCCTACTAATAAAAAACTTCGAGTGCTTAAGTTTGCCTTAGGCACATTTGCTATTCTTTTTGTACTAGTGACAATTGTGCTAGGAGCAACAGCTTGTACAATTGTACAGGGAGTGCAATTTGATGAATCTAAGCTCAAAATGATTGAAGCAAGTTCGATTTACGATCAAAATGGTGAGCAGGTTGCGGCATTGTTTACTGAAAATAGAACATATGTTTCCTATGAAGATATCCCTGAATTATTAATTGAGGCGTTTATTGCTGTGGAGGATCAGCGGTTTTATGAGCATGAGGGCATTGATTATCGCTCTATTGCTCGTGCTATTTATCGGGATATTAAGTCTGGCACAAAGGCCGAAGGTGGAAGTACGATCACCCAGCAGCTAGTAAAGAATGTGTTTCTGACACACGATAAGGATTGGATGAGAAAAGCAGAAGAAGTGGTTATCGCTCTGGAGCTTGAAAAGAAATATTCAAAGCAGGATATTCTCGAAATGTACTTAAATTATATTTACTTCGGACATGGTGCACATGGAATTGCAGCAGCCTCCCAGCAATATTTTGATAAAACGGTGGATGAGCTTGAGCTCCATGAAATAGCGATGCTTGCAGCCTTACCAAAAGCACCAGGGCATTTTTCCCCATTACTTGAAAGCAATCAGGAAAGAAGCGAGCAGCGCAGGGCACTAGTGCTGCGTTTAATGGCTGATCAAGGCAGAATTACAGAGGAAGAAAGAGAGCATGCCGTAGGGCAGCCTCTTGATCTTTCAGGAGGAGATCCTGTTGAGAATGAAGCACTGTGGACGTATATAGATATGGTTATGGATGAGGCACGAGACAGATATGGGATTAGTCATGAGGAGTTATATACAGGCGGCTATCAAATTTATACGGCTTTACAGACTGGTGCCCAAGAGGCCATGTATGATGCTCTCCGTTTGGACGGTGAGCTAGCGGAGAGATTCTTTCCTTTTTCCGGTCAAAATCAACATGTTCAGGGGAGTATGGTGATCATTGATCATCAAACTGGAGCTGTTACAGCAGCTATGGGAGGAAGGGATTACGTTAGAAGAGGCTTAAACAGGGTGGATAGAGAATCGAGACAGCCTGGTTCGACTTTTAAGCCTATTGTTGCTTACACTCCTGCTTTGGAGGCTGGTTTGCAGCCATATAGCTTAGTTTTGGATGAGTTGCAGACATATCCCGGAGATTATAGCCCACGCAATTACGATGGAGTATATAGAGGAAATGTAACGATGCTTGATGCTGTCAAGCACTCCTATAACGCTCCTGCTGTGTGGATGCTGAATGAAGTAGGTATTCAAGCTGGGATAGAGACAGCTGAACGATTTGGCTTTAACCATGTTGAACGGAAGCTAGGGGTAGCTTTAGGTGATACGAGAACAAGCCCGTTAAAGCTAGCATCAGCGTATGGGACATATGGGAATAATGGGGTTCAATCAGAGCCATATTTTATCGAAAAAATTACAGATCGTGAAGGACAGGTACTATTTGAGCATGAGCCACAGCAAAAGCGAATCGTAACGGAACAAACGGCTTGGTATATGACAAGTATGCTGCGTGAAGTTATTGCAGAGGGGACGGGTACAAGGGCCAGATTAAGTCAGCAGGAAATCGCAGGGAAAACTGG is part of the Bacillus horti genome and encodes:
- a CDS encoding transglycosylase domain-containing protein, encoding MEKDITETTSKPTNKKLRVLKFALGTFAILFVLVTIVLGATACTIVQGVQFDESKLKMIEASSIYDQNGEQVAALFTENRTYVSYEDIPELLIEAFIAVEDQRFYEHEGIDYRSIARAIYRDIKSGTKAEGGSTITQQLVKNVFLTHDKDWMRKAEEVVIALELEKKYSKQDILEMYLNYIYFGHGAHGIAAASQQYFDKTVDELELHEIAMLAALPKAPGHFSPLLESNQERSEQRRALVLRLMADQGRITEEEREHAVGQPLDLSGGDPVENEALWTYIDMVMDEARDRYGISHEELYTGGYQIYTALQTGAQEAMYDALRLDGELAERFFPFSGQNQHVQGSMVIIDHQTGAVTAAMGGRDYVRRGLNRVDRESRQPGSTFKPIVAYTPALEAGLQPYSLVLDELQTYPGDYSPRNYDGVYRGNVTMLDAVKHSYNAPAVWMLNEVGIQAGIETAERFGFNHVERKLGVALGDTRTSPLKLASAYGTYGNNGVQSEPYFIEKITDREGQVLFEHEPQQKRIVTEQTAWYMTSMLREVIAEGTGTRARLSQQEIAGKTGTTQGLHGGSGVRDAWFVGYTPQYVAAVWMGFDSQEEAHVMETSGGNHPALIYQYVMEQALAGQPVLAFQKPEGVLDPVPTRESIREQKKKEREEKRKEREQERERKKLEREQKKEERKKEREEKKRQKEEEKKRKQEEKRMKEEEQNNDDERWYDWLRR